The Sciurus carolinensis chromosome 5, mSciCar1.2, whole genome shotgun sequence genome segment TTTAAAAGTCTTCTCTTGTTTTGCATATTTCTGAGCAATAAATCTTTGATTTGCTTGTAAAAACAGTCTCTGGGGTGGTAACGTTTTCACACGTATCTTCAAAAAGAGGGAACAGCAGTCTCAGCAATGGGTCAAATTGTATCTTAACAAATTAATgctattattaagtgaaaaattctCCACATTTTCCCAATTGCTAGAGACCCTCCACTTCAAAATctctgatgaataaataaaattttaaagcttcCACACATTTaatacagttaaaaatattttgtgtccaCTACACAATGTTCATAGTGAAGCTGCTTCCTAGTACACAGTTCCAATAAAATGTCATCTCAAAGTAAATGCTTTCTTAGTTTACACATTTTATCTTGCTTGGGTGGGAGTGAAGTCTTCTCTACCATAGGATTGCTAACTGAGGTTTCTACCGTATGAATCTACTCATGTTTAGCAAGATATTTACTGTATCAGCAAAAGATTCACTATATTTATTCACCAATAGGTTTTATCCACTCTGGGATTATTGATATAATTCATGGTCCAAATTCCAGCACAAATTTTCTTATAGTCAAtgtctttcattaatttcttttcttctgtaaacTTACTTCTATATTATGAGGATGTTAGGCCAAAGGTGTTCTCAATATCCATtatattaatagattttttttcctgacccTTTGTGTTCTGATCTACAAGGTTTTGGCTTCACCCAGAGTGATTTCCctcatttattataattacagGTTTTCTTATAAAATGTGTTCTTTGATGTACAATGAGTTTTGACTTCACATAGAATGACTTCTCACAAACACTACATTCATAGAGTTTCTCCCCTGTATGTGTTCTATCATGTGCAATGAGTTTCAACTTCACACAGAATGattttccacattcattacattcatagggtttttgTCTTATATGAGCTCTTTGGTGAACAATTAGGGCTGACTTCTGATGGAACgttttcccacattcattacattcaaaAGTTTTCTCCCCTGAGTTTCTTCTCTGATGTTCTATGAAACCCAAATAGAAGCAGAACAAAATTTCATATTCAATACATTTATGGGGTTTCTCACCTGTGTTAGTTCTTAAATGTATAATGAGGGTTGACTTCTCAGAGgatttcccacattcattacattcataaGGTTTTCCCCCTGTGTGAGTTCTTTTATGTTTAATGAGATCtgattttctgagaaatgttTTCCCACATTCATAgcattcatagggcttctttcctgtgtgtgtttTCTGATGTACAGTAAGGACTAACTTAAATGAGAATGCTTTCCTACATTCATGACATTCATATGGTTTCTCCCCTATGTGTATCTTCCGATGTTGAGTGAGGGTTGATTTTTCACTAAAGGATTTCAAACACTGGTGACATCCATgaggtttctctcctgtgtgaattctctgatgcttAATGAgattagaattctttttttttttttttttttttttttttttttttgtggtgctggggattgaacccagggccttgtgcttgcaaggcaagcactctaccaactgagctatatccccagcctgagatTAAAATTCTTGAAGAAAGTTTTTCCACATTCATGATATTCATAGAATATCCCTCCTATGTGTATTCTCTGATGCTTTGTGTGGACTGACTTCTGGTCGAAGATATTTCCACATTCATGACTTTCATAGGATTGTTTTCCTGTGTGTGCTTTCTGTTTTACACCAAGAACTAACTTTTCACTGAAAGAGGtcccatatttattttattcaattttactgTCAGTTGAGTGAGTTCTCTGAATTGAAGTGAGGTTTGACTTCTGGCTAAAAGGGTAAGCACTCTGATGTTCAAAGAGAATGGATTCCTCAAGGAAATATTCTCCACATTCGTGATAAGTCCAACTTTTTGTCCCTCATAAATTGCTCATTCTCATCCACAATCTTATTCTTATActattttttcattctatttgcTTACAGCCTAACAATGTATTGAAAAAGTTGCCTACCCAAATCTCCCTACCACTTCTCACttcattactaaaaaaaaaaaaaaaaaaaaaaactgtataatTCATTTTAACCCAAATGTGGGCTGCATTGCTATAACATATATCTCTGTTTCACACTGTCAAAAGACCCCTGTGGCACTGTGAACTTTGGAACCACCGGGATGTTGAACTTACTTGGTTATTCACAGCCATGGGAAGGGTTGATTTAGGTGCAAGAGCCCACACAACCCAGATTACAGATATTAAATGTATTCTTGGCTTATGATTCCTGTGGAAAGTGCAGGTAGGGTAAGGCCAAACAGTGGGAGCAAGGTCTATTCATTTCTGCAAAAATGAATCAAATCTGAAATTCAACACCTCTTAAGAATTATCTCACTGAAatcagaattaaagacaggcagttagtgtagaataggtaaTCAGGCCCAATTGATAAAATGGGGGGAAGTTTGGATCCAGGAATTTGTGAAACCActcctgggagattggaatgttcagTCTCCAGAGCCCATGGATACCAACCCTCTCAAAAGATTGTTAATGAAGCaactcctgagcagacagagagctACTAACCAGTGCCCTCTGGTCTACCACTGCCTTCCCACCTAACACTCCACTTTGGCCCTTCCAGCCCACCTGCTCACCCCCTGCCCATTTCACTAACTCTCCCAGTCACTGTACAGGATGGGGGAAATGAACAAGGGAGAAGAATgcaagagaacaaaggaaattttagaTGTTTAAAAAGGACAAGACTCACTCATTCTatggattccacctttgggtccccttcttccacccaagagaagtctgttttactattctttaataaatcttcttactttctactctacacaTACCTTGGtatgcttctctgatgttatacttcaacatctgaggaaacAGGACTCATCAAGGTAACTGATGATATGGTCATACTCTTGACCCTAACAAGTATGAATGTGGTACTACTTTCCTCACCTTTTTTCTTGATACACATACCTTAGAAAAGCAATGTGATTATTAAATGCAACTGTCTTTGAAAAGGGTTGGTCTCTTGACTACTTATTGAGGATTATAAGATCAAACAGTATGTGGAGGTTAGGGAAGGGTCATACAGGCCTATTTTGAAAACTCAACTCAAGCTCTCACTCTGATCATCTCTTTGGTATGATGTGTCTCATTCTAACAGCAATATCAGGCAGAGCTTGGTCAAAAGATTCAAAGTTAATTCTGTTTAATTtgcataaaaatgttttcccccaaaggacttaaaattagcatactacaataacacagccacatcgatgtttatagcaggtcaattcacaatagctagattgtggaaccaacctaaatgcccttcaacagatgaatggataaagaaactatggtatatatacacaatggaatattattcagccataaagaataataatattatggcatttgcagataaatgaatggaattggagaatatcatgctaagtgaaataagccaatcccagaaaacgaaaggctgaatgttttccctgataagtggaggatgatatataatgggggtgggaggggtggggagtgagagaagaatagaggaactttatgcagaaggaaatgagaggaagaggggtatgaaaaatggtggattgagatagacatcattaccctacatacatgtatgattacacgaatggtatgaatatacatcgtgtacaaccatagaaacaaaatgatgtaccccatttgtgtacaatgaatcaaaatgcagcctgtaaaattttaaaaaataaattaaatgtttttccattaagagttttttgtctcttctaccCAACCTTTCCAGATGAAAGGTCTAGATGAGAGAAGAGAATGAGTAGAAAACAAGAAGGTACTGAAGAGACTGACAGACTTGTTAACAATGGAGAGAAAGCAAAAAAACTGGCATTAGGAGAGTGAATCTTTAAAACCAGTATGTGGAAAGGGGTCATTGATTATCTTTAGAATGGCTCTTGGCGCCCTCCTCCCAGGAGGGCAATGCCCTTGTTGCTCTCCCAAACTGCCACCCAGGTTGCTTAACACAACTGCAAACTATAGTAACTGCTATACACAGAAATATACTTAGTAAAACACAAGCAAAGCCTGTAAACTGACAATTACAGAaccaaagagaaattttaaaagacccaagtaaagattaaaaaatatgttcatggATTAAAAAACTCAAGATTGTTAAAATATCAACCCTCCCCACAATGATCAATGAGATTTCAGAGAAAGTTCTAGAAGGTGTGCAgggtgtgtacgtgtgtgtgtgtgtgtatttgtgtgtgtatttgaggAAACTAATAGGCtaattctgaaatttatatgaaaatgcaaaggaCTTATAGCACTATAGTATTATCC includes the following:
- the LOC124985642 gene encoding LOW QUALITY PROTEIN: zinc finger protein 37A-like (The sequence of the model RefSeq protein was modified relative to this genomic sequence to represent the inferred CDS: substituted 1 base at 1 genomic stop codon), which codes for MGRGWTYHECGEYFLEESILFEHQSAYPFSQKSNLTSIQRTHSTDSKIEXNKYGTSFSEKLVLGVKQKAHTGKQSYESHECGNIFDQKSVHTKHQRIHIGGIFYEYHECGKTFFKNSNLIKHQRIHTGEKPHGCHQCLKSFSEKSTLTQHRKIHIGEKPYECHECRKAFSFKLVLTVHQKTHTGKKPYECYECGKTFLRKSDLIKHKRTHTGGKPYECNECGKSSEKSTLIIHLRTNTGEKPHKCIEYEILFCFYLGFIEHQRRNSGEKTFECNECGKTFHQKSALIVHQRAHIRQKPYECNECGKSFCVKLKLIAHDRTHTGEKLYECSVCEKSFYVKSKLIVHQRTHFIRKPVIIINEGNHSG